A part of Anas acuta chromosome 26, bAnaAcu1.1, whole genome shotgun sequence genomic DNA contains:
- the LOC137845014 gene encoding ATPase family AAA domain-containing protein 2-like: MKLHCRAIYASREKLLLDVNSIKIKAKDFFMAMKKVVPASNRIVASPGQALSPIFKPLFKRSGANILQVVQKIFPHAQLALKEDRQQDHLNPILQDDMFDSDDDASLVSGDELKDGMPDGPEKKRLCFSRSAFCEPTSRRPRLLIVGKEGYGQVSYVAPAVLHTLEKFPVHTLDLSVLLTNVAPPEEICGQLIQNAQKTAPSIIYVPDIHLWWDNVGLALKLTFLTLLRNIPAFSPVLLLATSDVCHSDLPEEIQKLFNKEFGEVCNIELPGRAERAAFFEDLILNQVAKPPVKKTVDRTLEVLLVAPPAEPQKPQEEEVGMLEEEEEDTLCELRIFLRDVTHRLATDRRFREFAKPVDPQKVPDYATRIKELMDLSTVLTKIDSRQYLTAGDYLKDIDLICNNALEYYPDQRSTNCHRAYVLQDTAYSMVRNKMDTEFGRLCEQIKESREKRGRTSPACAPCDNSKSPQQNPATEDDKPDEESNENEEMTAAPVDASTPISNGASERKRRRNNCAHAAAKRRRSSQFDTENRVPTDDQNDSDEEEFVDKHVSDICQVKLNTEKESAKLCGYSPPRWGTITNENPTSNDSWAFQAVTPERSWEEDQQQISGENTVQVPTETDYIVIVDRYELKKLLCFVTEITKGFDIYHLEKVYGVINQCIYNHREDYDKTDLVEVIFVLNSSTFCHCYAVFVCSGISWLFSIALHCLAVCA, translated from the exons ATGAAACTTCATTGCAGAGCA ATTTATGCAAGTAGGGAGAAGTTGCTACTAGACGttaattctattaaaataaaagcaaaggactTTTTCATGGCTATGAAGAAGGTTGTTCCGGCATCAAACAGGATCGTGGCTTCACCCGGACAAGCACTATCACCCATTTTCAAGccactttttaaaagatcaggAGCGAATATTTTACAAGTTGTGCAGAAGATCTTCCCGCATGCACAGCTTGCACTAAAGGAGGACCGACAGCAAG accaTTTAAATCCTATTTTACAAGATGATATGTTCGACAGTGATGACGATGCATCCTTGGTTTCTGGAGATGAATTAAAAGATGGAATGCCTGACGGACCAGAGAAAAAACGCCTCTGTTTCAGCAG GAGTGCTTTCTGCGAACCAACATCACGCCGGCCCCGTCTGCTAATAGTAGGAAAAGAAGGGTACGGCCAGGTTTCTTACGTGGCACCCGCGGTGTTGCACACTTTGGAGAAGTTTCCCGTTCACACCCTGgacctttctgttctgcttacaAACGTTGCACCGCCAGAAGAAATCTGCGGACAg CTGATCCAAAATGCTCAGaag acagcaCCAAGCATAATTTATGTCCCAGATATCCATTTATGGTGGGACAATGTTGGACTCGCCTTGAAACTTACTTTTCTAACTCTACTACGTAACATTCCAGCATTTTCACCAGTTTTGCTGCTTGCTACGTCTGATGTATGTCACTCAGATCTCCCAGAAGAG atccaaaaattatttaataaggaATTTGGAGAAGTGTGCAATATTGAGTTGCCTGGTAGGGCAGAGAGAGCAGCTTTTTTTGAGGACCTAATTCTAAATCAAGTGGCTAAGCctcctgtaaagaaaacag TTGATCGGACATTGGAAGTCCTGCTTGTAGCACCACCAGCTGAGCCTCAGAAGCCACAAGAGGAAGAAGtagggatgctggaggaggaagaggaggatacCTTGTGTGAACTTAGAATTTTCTTGAGGGACGTTACTCACAGACTTGCCACTGACAGACGTTTCAGGGAATTTGCAAAGCCCGTTGACCCACAGAAG GTACCTGACTATGCCACAAGGATTAAAGAGTTGATGGATCTTTCAACAGTTCTGACTAAAATTGACTCGCGCCAGTACCTCACTGCAGGAGACTATCTGAAGGACATCGATCTAATCTGTAACAATGCCTTAGAGTACTACCCGGATCAAAGATCTACAA ATTGTCACAGAGCCTATGTTTTGCAAGACACTGCATATTCAATGGTGAGGAACAAAATGGATACAGAGTTTGGACGACTTTGTGAACAAATTAAAGAATCTCGTGAGAAAAGAG GTCGCACCTCTCCAGCATGTGCTCCATGTGACAACTCCAAGTCACCACAGCAGAACCCTGCTACTGAAGACGACAAACCAGATGAAGAGAGTAATGAAAATGAGGAGATGACAGCGGCACCTGTAGATGCCAGTACACCCATTTCTAATG GTGCGTCAGAAAGAAAGCGCAGAAGGAACAACTGTGCGCATGCTGCAGCAAAGAGAAGGAGGAGTTCTCAATTCGATACAGAGAACAGAGTACCAACAGATGACCAAAACGATAGTGATGAAGAAGAGTTTGTGGACAAACATGTTTCTGACATCTGTCAAGTAAAACTtaacactgaaaaggaaagtgCTAAGCTTTGTGGATATTCCCCACCAAGATGGGGAACTATAACTAATGAAAATCCAACTTCAAATG ATTCCTGGGCATTTCAAGCGGTGACTCCTGAACGTTCTTGGGAAGAAGACCAGCAACAGATAAGTGGTGAGAACACTGTACAAGTCCCTACGGAGACAGACTACATAGTTATTGTGGATCGCTATGAGCTCAAA AAACTGTTATGCTTTGTCACTGAGATAACGAAGGGATTTGACATTTATCACCTGGAAAAAGTATATGGCGTCATTAATCAGTGTATTTACAACCATAGAGAAGACTACGACAAAACCGATTTGGTGgaggtaatttttgttttgaattctagCACTTTCTGTCACTGTTACGCAGTATTTGTGTGTTCTGGGATATCGTGGTTGTTTAGCATTGCTCTTCACTGCTTAGCTGTCTGTGCATAG